The following nucleotide sequence is from Tardiphaga sp. 709.
GGTCCGGCTGGAATGTTGCTAGGGCAACTATTGCATGCCTATGGGATCGATAACGTCATTCTGGAGCGCAAGGATCGGGACTATGTCCTCGCCCGCATCCGCGCCGGCGTGCTCGAACAGGGCACCGTTGGCCTGCTGGAAAAGCTGGGGATTACCGAGCGCCTGCATCACGAAGGCCTGGTCCATGACGGGATCGAACTTCTGTTCGGCGGAATTCGCCACCGCCTCGACCTAAAGAAGGCATCCGGCGGTAAGGTCGTTACAGTCTACGGCCAGACGGAGGTCACCCGCGACCTGATGGACGCCCGCGACAAGGCCGGGCTGACCACGGTCTATGATGCCGACAATGTCAGCCTGCATGATTTCGACAGCACAAGCCCCCGCGTCCGCTACGTCAAGGACGGCGTAAGCCACGAGATCGCCTGCGACTTCATTGCCGGCTGTGATGGGTTCCACGGTGTCTCGCGCCAGAGCGTTCCGGCCTCCGCCGTACAGACCTTCGAGCGCGTCTATCCGTTCGGCTGGCTCGGCCTGCTCTCGGATACGCCGCCAGTGTCGCATGAGCTGATCTACACCAATCACCAACGCGGCTTCGCGCTGTGCTCGATGCGTTCGATGACGCGCAGCCGTTATTACGTCCAGTGTTCCCTCGACGAAAAAGTCGAGAACTGGACCGACGACATGTTCTGGGACGAGCTGCGCCGCCGCCTCGACACGGAGGCCGCCGAAAGCCTTATCACCGGCCCATCGCTGGAAAAGAGCATCGCGCCGCTGCGTAGTTTTGTCGCGGAGCCGATGCGCTTCGGCAGGCTCTTTTTGGCCGGCGACGCCGCCCACATCGTGCCGCCGACCGGCGCCAAGGGGCTCAACCTTGCGGCCTCCGACGTCCATTACCTGTCAATGGCGCTGCGCGAATTCTACGATGAGAAATCCTCGAGCGGTCTCGACTTCTATTCAGCGGTCGCGCTGAAGCGGGTCTGGAAGGCCGTGCGCTTCTCGTGGTGGATGACCTCGATGATGCATCGCTTCCCCGACAATGACGGTTTCGGGACCAAGCTGCAGCAGGCCGAGCTGGATTATGTCGTACATTCGGATGTCGCGACGGCGTCGCTGGCGGAAAATTATGTCGGATTGCCTTACTGAGGCGAAGCTTGACTAAACCTTCCCACATTCGGACGTCATACGCGGGCTTGACCCGCGTATCCATTTTTGCCCGCGCCTGTGCAGAAGATGGATTGCCGGGTCAAGCCCGGCAATGACAGTGTTATAGTCATTGCCGCCATC
It contains:
- the pobA gene encoding 4-hydroxybenzoate 3-monooxygenase → MRTKVAIIGAGPAGMLLGQLLHAYGIDNVILERKDRDYVLARIRAGVLEQGTVGLLEKLGITERLHHEGLVHDGIELLFGGIRHRLDLKKASGGKVVTVYGQTEVTRDLMDARDKAGLTTVYDADNVSLHDFDSTSPRVRYVKDGVSHEIACDFIAGCDGFHGVSRQSVPASAVQTFERVYPFGWLGLLSDTPPVSHELIYTNHQRGFALCSMRSMTRSRYYVQCSLDEKVENWTDDMFWDELRRRLDTEAAESLITGPSLEKSIAPLRSFVAEPMRFGRLFLAGDAAHIVPPTGAKGLNLAASDVHYLSMALREFYDEKSSSGLDFYSAVALKRVWKAVRFSWWMTSMMHRFPDNDGFGTKLQQAELDYVVHSDVATASLAENYVGLPY